Below is a window of Entelurus aequoreus isolate RoL-2023_Sb linkage group LG07, RoL_Eaeq_v1.1, whole genome shotgun sequence DNA.
ctctctctcgtattaccactcgcaccgcaccgttagcaccacagctaatgttaccatgctgctacctctctgctccgcgagggcgtatgaggtTGCACACGCGACCGTATGTGACATACgttagaaggtgcgcttgttttatctctctgtgagaaggagagacaacaaaaagTGAGAAAAGCCTAtagtgtaatgcccacagctaaaaACAACTGTGTgaaaacgtatactcgaatatcacgatagtcattttctttatcgcacagagacaaaccagcgatatattaaagattaaagtaccaatgattgtcacacacacactagatgtggtgaaatttgtcctctcgagtatattcgatatatcgagtatattcgatatatcgcccagccctagttgggcgcattcccagacatgtcgaactattgtgctccattctccacgacaaaacagatggaaacttgggaAAGCATGgatgtctacaacttctttgtgtgtagctgggtcaaggaaattaatATCAAaactctcctggataaatatgcatagtttttgctcgggtaaggttgcatttcatgatttaactttgcgtccactgccatgtttgttgctgttgcaagcGCCGTTTACCAGTAGcttgtttttccccgtctttatcaaaatataactatatatgtcaaaattctgtatgtgctgaaagattcatttatgatggttgcctttggtaaaagcttaattaTTTTTaggtgctttcttttatttagacttgccgaATTGGTGCTTTTGGAAACATTTGTAGCaaacgtgtttaagaaatacaaataatatcatgataatggttagagcaggggtgcccacacttttcagcaggcgagctactttttaaatgaccgagTCGAagagatctacctcattcatatatataatttatatttatttatttatgaaagagacgtttttgttaacaagttaaaaggtgtttaatgataatacaagcatgtttatgtttaacacatatagattcctttctttcttgaagacaagaatataagtttgtgtattaccgtatttttcggactatgagtcaccgtttttttcatagtttggccgggggtgcgacttatactcaggagcgacttatgtgtgaaattattaacacattaccgtaaaatatcaaataatattatttagctcattcacgtaagagactagacgtataagatttcatcggatttagcgattaggagtgacatattgtttggtaaatgtatagcatgttctatatgttaaagttatttgaatgactcttaccataatatgttacgttaacataccaggcacgttctcatttggttatttatgcgtcatataacgcacacttattcagcctattgttcactattctttatttattttaaattgcctttcaaatgtctattcttggtgttgggttttatctaaTACATTTCgccaaaaaatgtgatttatactccagtacgacttgtatgttttttcccttctttattatgcattttcggccggtgcgacttatactccggagcgacttatactccgaaaaatatggtacctgattctgatgacttgcattgattggaatcagacagtagtgctgacaacgtaaacattttttaatggagggggaaaaaagtcctcctttctgtccaataccacatgaaagtggttgctttttggcatcttatttgtccagcttccatactcctttttatacactttacaagaaatacattggcggcaaacgccGTGGCTTAcgggcttgtgcacgccagctttcatagactcttattttgttagcgcaggcaggatagagcagcgcttttattgtgaagacaggaactatgtggtcagtctttaggcttttgacagaggtatggttgaaaaaaaaacctgtttCTCGCCTCCCTGACGGTCTTAttttccttcacactgagctcgcagcagccagcgtcatttcacaagaccctcgggtgccgtgaatgtcaatcaagtgacgaaagtgatgtcatagtgaagatttctgatcgctaatttttaggactattttttcaatgcctagttgccgatcgactgacacaccctcctccgcgatcgaccggtagctcgcgatcgacgtattgggcacccctgggttagagtgtccgccctgagataaacaagttgaaaaacttattcgggtgttaccatttagtagtcagttgtacagaatatgtacttcactgtgcaacctactaataaaagtctcaatcaatcaaaaaaaagattggtaggttgtgagttcaaaccccggccgagtcataccaaagactataaaaatgggacctgttacctccctgtttggcactcagcatcaagggttggaactgggggttaaatcaccaaaaattattcccgggcgcggccaccgctgttgccctctgctcccctcacctcccagagggtgatcgagggtgatgggtcaaatgcagagaataatttcgccacacctagtgtgtttgtgacaatcagtggtactttaactttaacttaacaatacttaaatgggaaacgataaacgttaaaagtatatcaaacaaacctttaacgaagtgatcactgcaaacttatGCATTCTTTgactgctcccttggactggagtgtgagtgTAAAATCTTGTCCTCTTCCACCCTTTTTGATgacctctagagcagtggttctctgccttttttcagtgatgtaccccctgtaaacagttttttaattcaagtaccccctaatcagagcaaagcatttttggttgaaaaaaagagataaagaagtaaaatacagcactatgtcatcagtttctgatttattaaattgtataacagtgcaaaatattgctcatttgtagtggtctttcttgaactatttggaaaaaaagatatacaaataactaaaaacttgttgaaaaataaacaagtgattcaattataaataaagatttctatacatagaagtaatcatcaacttaaagtgccctctttggggattgtaatagagatccatgtggattcatgaacttaattgtaaacatttctttacaaaaaaagaaatctttaacatcaatatttatggaacatgtccacaaaacatctagctgtcaacactgaatattgcattgttgcattttttttcacagttctttttgacagacattttagtgagggtcaaaccatcatggcatgggagaaactctgggtttatggtaatgaatggaatagcctacttgatttgaggttcagtttatgaacttacattcatattttgttgaagtattcaataaatatatttataaaggctttttgaattgttgctatttttagaacatttaaaaaaaatctcacgtaccccttggcataccttcaagtacccccaggggtacacgtacccccatttgagaaccactgctctagaggaaCTCTGAAGACttaacttaaaaatatatataagttatTAAAAAAACCTTCCCTCTAtcatgcatgcatgctttggagacCCTGTCTCGAAAtaaaatgtttgccttggtgttcTTATAACTTgcctggtgccctaaaatatgagccctccttaaAGGCAACACttaccttgaccttaaaaagtaaaaattcaaGGCCTGTGATTACGTTTGTTATCTTACCTTATCTTTCTTCCTCCCCTTGCAGAGACTCAGCGGTGCTTTGAGGGTGGATGAAGATGCGACATTCACTCAGCCAAGCATGTCCCAGGTCCAGAAAGGTCTGGAGAAGCTCGCACCTTCCCAGGTTAACCAGAAGGTACAACAGAAATGATCCACGTTCATCACATTTAAAAGAAAGTGAAcgtgtttgacaaaaaaaagatgTCTGCCTGTCTTTCAGACGGTTGAGGTGGTTCAATATTTCTTGGTGAAGGATCAGAAGAAGATTCCTATCCGTAGAGGAGGTAAGACCTCACTTTTTTCTGTTTTCCAGAAGTCTTCCTGCAGTGAACCTGATTTCCAGCAAGTTGCAACAATATGTGATATGCTTTAATGTACTTTATTGCACTTTTGTATTAGGTAGTAGGGTCAAATGTTCTACATGCAGCAGGGTTTTAGTTGAGTGGGGTGTCCCGCCATGGCAAAATTAAAGCCACCACACCTTAAATTaatcaacaaattaaaaaaaaaaagtgaaaccaAAAAGTCATATAAGCAGATGTGTGAAATGTCCACAAAACCGCGGAAATTCGCGTTCATAAGCATtatttttgcgtcaaaatatcacttctgcgcttttttaatgacattttctAGCGTTTAAGGACGGGAGTTGAAGGAGTGTCCAAAATATGGagctttaatgacattcagacttggtTTTATCAGCACTCGAGCATTATCTATACATACGTGACTTTTCAGCGCAACAACACAAAATCTGTCCCGTAAAAACTCGACCGACCGGAAATCTCTAACAATAAcaaaagttctgtgggtgaattatgtaaacccactataatattaaaaaaaggatCTAAACAAAAAATTTTCAATGCTCTTCTCAGATGCAGGTACTCGCCATTCCTCTTGCGTATACGCCGCACTAAATTGCAGGACAGGGGCGccgaaacaagctcgctagttagcatcATATATCTggcttacttgttgtcgcctgCATTCGCTCTCCCAGCCACAACATTGACAgctttctactttgctgctaatcatattggGAAGATTACAATCCGAACACCGTCAGTTCCGAAGCAGTTGTTGTTCTAGAGCACAGGTGTCGAACTCAAggtccgggggccagatctggccggccacatcattttatttggccctcgaaagcctgggtATAATATGCgtataaaaaaaatagtcaacagaaggagataacgtctgcaggaacctaccacatagcgaaggacatacacaatttgatttcctattatgcagctaattttagttttacagtttttgaaatatcttgtgacatcatgcacaaaattgcactttatttgttttaaactattgttgtggcgttctgtacaaaaagtgcactttaatttagtgttgttttgatgtcatcttagtgacatcatgcacaaaagtgcactaatagcttgttttaaaatgtctctgacaatcttgcactttctgttttgaaatgacatgaatgtttgtgccactgcttaataactgttcaataaatacagttttggtcaattgacttagttgtgatttccctctctgcatgaaagtttaaaattagcataaagtaatgcagtatgaagaagaatgttttaatgtagacacagaatcctcatactgctgtgattatatgcatcacatgttaattcaaggctaaggaaaaatatcgagatatgtattgtgtatcgtgacatggcctaaaaatataaagatattaataaaaggccatatcgcccagccctaggtgaaattattgcaagttatcatatttttttaaattttagttgaaaaaaaatctactaaaaaaagcataaaaaattgtgtaataatagtattcactgttaagccgctctctggggccaaacataacagcGATGTAGCCCTCAGTGAaagcgactttgacacctctgtcatAAGTCAACCGGAAAAGGAATTCAGTTATCCGCACTAAAATGAAAAAGTGTACtggaggcacatggcgtatgacgaatagtcacattagagagtgtgcatggaaacttggacttcacacgtacgtgtgaaaatacaaaaaaacaaactatttcaGAAATCAggataatttagtgcatggaaacctgACTGTCTATCCCACTTCATCCCTAAAAAATACTTTGGCATATCTTATGTACCCACAGCCACAGATAGATTGCAGTGTACAAAACACGGACAAATACTTTGTGAAGTTTACTCGTGGTTAGAACTGTGGAGCTCGTTTCATCTTCAGAACTCTTTTGTGGTCATGCAATGACGATTCAGGTGTTGGTGTTTACAGACCTGATCAAACATGTCATCAAAGAAAACCGAAACATCTACCCTGAGATAATGAGGCGAGCGGCACACACCTTGGACCAGGTTTGTCCTGCCTGTGACGACGCGTGAACGCCGTCAGCAAGATAACCCTGCCTTTTCTTTCCTCCTGCTTCCATCAGGTTTTTGGTCTGAAGCTGGTTGAAATTGACACCAAAACTCACTTGTACATCCTCATCAACAAACTGGAAGCTGCTGCTGGAGGCCCATCTCTCAGGTGAGTCCTTAGAGGACACTTTTCTTCTGTGAAAGTCTTCCCACGTCTCACATTTGTACCGCGTGGTCGTTGCAGGTCCGCCAACCCAAAGACGGGACTGCTTTTTTTGATCCTGAGCGTCATCTTCATGAAAGGGGGCGTGGTCAGAGAAGGTGAGCGGCTGTCTAAATTTGTTCATTTTAGACATTGACTGTGAGCAAAtttcaaacagcctgtttaaTGCAgcgcttcttaaaggcctactgaaacccactactaccgaccacgcagtctgatagtttatatatcaatgatgaaatcttaacattgcaacacatgccaatacggccgggttaacttataaagtgcaattttaaatttcccggggaacttccggttcaaaacgcctttggaggatgacgtatgcgcgtgacgtcgcgaggtccgcggaagtgtttggacccttttggacaaaatacaaacagctctgttttcttcgacaaaattccacagtattctggacatctgtgttggtgaatcttttgcaatttgtttaatgaacaatggaggctgtaaagaagaacgttgtaggtgggatcggtgtatgcggctggctgtagcaacacaacaaggaggactttgttggatagaagacacgctagcggcgaactcaccttgactacctacgtctccgggccgccgaccgcattgtcgatcgctggaacgcaggtgagcacgggtgttgatgagcggaggagggctggctggcgtgggtggagcgctaatgtttttatcatagcgctGACGAGGTcctgttgttaagttagcgtcgttagcaacagcattgctaggcttcgacaggggtcgaatacacattaaccgtgtatttacatgtccagtgtttggttcggtgtctcctggtagtagtattgttgatcttctgtccatccttccagtcagggatttatttattttgtttctatctgcatttgagacagatgctatcacgttagctcatgttaaagagcttcgtcgatgtattgtcgtggagataaaagtcactgttaatgtccatttcgccttctcgactcattttcaagaggatatagtatccgaggtggtttaaaatacaaatccgtgatccacaatagaaaaaggagagagtgtggattccaatgagccagcttgtacctaagttacggtcagagcgaaaaaagatatctcttgaactgcattctagtctgtcactctaacgttcctcatccacgaatctttaatcctcgctcaaattaatggggtaatcgtcactttctcgctcctaatatctcttgctccattgtaaacaacggggaattgtgagcggcactaccgcttgtgacgtcatgctacttccggtatgggcaaggttttttttatcagcgagcaaaagttgcaaactttatcgtcaattttctctactaaatcctttcagcaaaaatatggcaatatcgcgaattgatcaagtatgacacatagaatggatgtgctattcccgtttaacaaaaaaaaattcatttcagtaggcctttcaaatagtggggcgggggaACAGGAGCATGAGAGGCAATGGTGTAATAGCATCTTATTAGTATTAATTAGTCCGATAATGGctattttgccgatatccgatattccgatattgaccaactcttaattacagataccgatatcaaccgataccgatatatacagttgtggaattaacacattattatgcctaattttgttgtaatgccctgctggatgcattaaacaatgtaacaaggttttccaaaataagagaacaacttcaactcaagttatggaaaaaagtgccaacatggcactgccatatttattatttaggtcacaaagtgcattcattTTTCAACATGctttaaaacagcagcttggaatttgggacatgcattaGGAGGTTGGGTTGGGAGGGCGGGGTtcaggggtagcgggggtgtatattgtagcgtcccggaagagttagtgctgcaaggggttctgggtatttgttctgttgtgtttatgttgtgttacggtgcggatgttctcccgaaatgtgtttgtcattcttgtttggtgtgggttcacagtgtggcgcatatttgtaacagtgttaaagttgtttatacggcaaccctcagcgtaacctgtatggctgttgatcaagtatgcgttgcattcacttgtgagtgtgtcaaaagccgtagatattaaatgactgggccggcacgcaaaggcagtgccttcaaggtttattggcgctctgtacttcttcctacgtccgtgtacacagcggcgttttaaaaagtcatacattttactttttcaaaccaATACTGAAaatttttaaaccgatacagataatttccgatattacattttaaagcatttataggccgataatatcggacatccctagtattaatacatattagtagtagtaataatatatTATCTTCATTAATAAAGCACTATCTTGACACACATTAACTTCAGGTGGGGCTTGAACACAATTCTGTCCCTTGGGGGGGCATGATAGAAAATAATTTAGAACCAATGCTTCAATGTAAGATTATTCCTTAAAGGAATTTTGTTTCATTCAATAATGAACTTTGTAATAGCCATGTGTAAGTGTTGGAGCTCATCCATGTGACATTACTGCCACCTAGTGACCAGTGTGGATACACTACCACATATCAATGGCTGTTTGTTTCTCTTTAAAAAGACGCCATACATTTGACTTGATGGTCAACTAAGGGCCAAATCTAACCAGTCAGATTGGACTATGAAAATCCCGAGTCTGAGACAGCCCAGTAGACTGCGAATGCTTTTTGAGATTCAGCTACACTGATCTTGCCCTCTGCCAAGCTAACACTGCTTTTGCTTGTTTGCTTCTACAGGCCTAATCTGGAACACGCTCAAGAAACTCAACATTGACCCCGCGTAAGATTTATTTAACAGTCATGTATCGACCCGTGTGCTTTTCCTTTTGTTTAACACAACTCGCCCTTGCAGTGATAGCCATGAATGCTTTGGAGACGTTAAGAAGCTGATCACAGACGAGTTTGTGCGTCAAAGGTAAGGACTttgaaatacttattttctttcaACTTTGACATAAGCCTGCTTTAGTTCTTTGCTGATTGTAACTCCACCTATTAATACCTGGGCCTTGTTAATAAAACTGCATGGATTCCATCCCAAAACCTTGCATACTTCCAAACCTCAGGATCTACGTACACAAGAAAATAGTCAGATCTATAAAACCATGCGGCTCACACTTGTATGCACTCTTGTCATTAATTTGGCGCTCAAGACCTGACTATGAAATAAAGATGGTGATGGCGCCCCCTAAGGGAGGTGACATTTGCAGATTGTGAAATAACTTCAAAGATTCTTTATTGTCAATCTTTCCATACACGCAAGATATACACAAGAATCGAGATATCCCTAACTCTGGAGCAAATTTCCAAGCTTAAAGAGAGACTGGCTGCTACCGCCCTGGACCAAAATTAAtagaaatatatacatttaattattacaattaaaaatgcaaATAGAAATGAAGATGCTCGTTACGTCGAGGGACATACATACTAGGGACATCCAAtttaaacttcttttttttttttttagttttgcctatcattcacaatcattctgTAAGATAAGCacacttatttttttatgcactctAAATCGTAAAAACTGTTTGCAAAAgtcagctaatgggagtcactttGTACCGCCTATGAAACGCTCTTGAAAAAAACTCTGTTttgtatacatgctgtaagtatatatggaatgtagtaacaggcacattcataatatgtattatttacgTAATTTCAAGCATACGGCAGTGTAATAATTTCATACGCATTACAACGTTCGCTTTtctcttcaacaacaacactaatcATGGCATACTTCTTGAAACGACGAATACTTTGGAACAAGTAATGATTCGTAaacgtatatttttgagcctgaatatacagaggatgagcaaCACTCACTGGATGCTGACTGATGGAATGCGTATCTTCCCGTTTAGGtaaataattaatcataatcctcctgCAGGTAAATAAGTGTCTTCCTCGCCTTTTCCGGGGCTAAGTTGAAGGTcagagttgaccaacttctttGTTAGTCTccgcaaccttctactatcctggTGAGAGGAATGATTTATTATctaaaattaactttcaccagcagCTCAATATGTTTGTGCTGTAGCTGCTTAAGATAGTTAGCGCTGCTAAATGTTGTTCCTTAACGGTAACTCTtataacaatgtcgctaatacttggtcaataaccaggtcacgagatgtaaatggagtattgttggcgttttttggatgttttttagagggctgttGTCctcctgtgtttttaaaatgttgatttctatttactgttttaattggttttaccctttaaaatcgtttttaatcatatttattttatattggttttatatgtatttattttttgtttttattcagtcattggtggagctaaggataatattttaatattgttgggcagcactttggaaacattttgttgtttaaatgtgctatataaatacagtggATTGGATTGGCTTTATGGGCGCAACAGTGtattcccattagctgcattgttagccacctcgtactttctGTATTTTATGATtaggaatgcataaaaaaatgaaaaacataagcGTTCTTGGCTTACTTGTAAatgatatattaaaaaaattgtgtgtctcaaagggctttatAAACTCACGACATCACCTGATCCAAAAACCCACatccaggcaaggaaaaactcaaaagacCTCAgctaaggggaaaaaaagaagaaaccttgagaAGGGACTGCAGATCCACGGTATTCGGCTGCAACAGATGTCGAGTGGGTATAATAGATTTGTTAAATTAACAGATAGACATAGGGGAGATCTTCTTCCGGGCTCTGCCAGGTCAGCTCCACCCAGACGTCCACAGCTAAGCAAATACCAATTTAAACTCTGCTGATGCAAACTATAAATGAGacccctggtctgccagagaataagtagTAGTAGCAGGAGGGATTAGTTGACAATTTAGCATCTTTGTCACCATATTTAGGGATTATTCAGACCCCTCAAGGTACTAGGGCTTTAACTGTTTCTGTATTtatattcagttttttttttacaaagcattTCGTTGGTACAGAGGCCTATTAAAATTCCACATC
It encodes the following:
- the ndnl2 gene encoding necdin-like 2 — translated: MSQKKRPSNSQRSSQGKRLSGALRVDEDATFTQPSMSQVQKGLEKLAPSQVNQKTVEVVQYFLVKDQKKIPIRRGDLIKHVIKENRNIYPEIMRRAAHTLDQVFGLKLVEIDTKTHLYILINKLEAAAGGPSLRSANPKTGLLFLILSVIFMKGGVVREGLIWNTLKKLNIDPADSHECFGDVKKLITDEFVRQRYLEYVRVSHTDPPEYELSWGQRADVEVSKTKILEFMGQLHDQDPQSWTQQYREAHGNQTPSQASTSSQR